CGTCTGTCAACGGCAGTACCGAAATCAAAACTCCGTACATGCCGCCATAGAAATCGAACACATTGCGATCAAGTTTCACCCTGACTTCCTCAGGTTTCGCGCCGGTTGAGTCAGTGTGACGATACATCACCGTGTCTGCCCCAAACTCGACATGGCGGACATTCCCATTATCACTGCGCGAGTAATCGAAGGAAAACGGTTTCATCGTCTTCGGATCGAAGACGCTCACAAAGGTCAACTTGATTCCCTTCTTCTCGTAATTCGCAATCTGCGTCCGCTTCATTGCCGGTTGGCCCCCGTAAACAGTACTCTCCAGCGAATCGCTCCAGGTCCCCGCTTCTTCGGCCGCCCCACCGGGCTTTTGCTGGGTGAACTTCCAGAGATTCGTGTACGGCTTGAGCTGAGAGCCGGTCACGTTGACATCTCCCACCTCTACGCGCGTCGATCCGGCGTAGAGAAAAGGCCCGGCGAACAAAAGTATAGCGGAGAGCAACACGAGAAACGTCTTCATCCTCCTCGATTGTCGATCTATAGCGGGAATAAACAAGGACAGGGACAGGTCTTCGCTTTCCGCTTTCCGCTTTCCGCTTTCCGCTTTCCGCGTTTCAGTTTTCAGCTTTCAGCTTCGTCGCCGCCCACGCGATAAAAATAGGAACGATCTTCGATCAAGATGCAGCCGGAGCGTTTGGCAAACTCGACGTTCTCTTTCGCTTCCGGATCTGCCACCAACTTCTTTCGGTACTCCTCATAAGCCGCCAGGCTTTCGAATCCGATCAGCGTCATGGCGATATTATCCGCGCCGCCGTAACCCTTCTTCGGAAGAAAATAGCCTAACGGCTCGCCACCACAGCGCCGAATGATCCCGCCATCCATCCATCGGCGCGCGTAAGTTTCGAAGTCAGCCAGCTTTTGTGAATCGATCGTATAACGAATGCAGTGGTAGATCATAAAGAGAAGCTACTCTGCCCCTAACTTCCGACCTCTTCCACTTTCTACTTCTCCTTTCGCCTTCCGCTTTCCGCTTTGCGCTTCCTCCCGGCTCCCCGCTCCTAGCTTTCCAGCGTTGACCTGATTCCGCCCAGAAGATAAAACCGGGTCATGCAGAACCGAATCGCCTTAACCTTGTCGATCGTGGCCTTGTTCGCCGCGCTGGCCTACGCGGGCCCCGAACCGTTGCCTTCGGGAAAAGAAATGAAACAGGTAGCACCGGCGCCGCCGGCTTGTCCGACCTGGACCGGGTTCTACGTCGGCGCTTTTGGCGGATACAAATTCGCTGCCACGGATATCAATCTCGATTTGTCCGGCAACTGGAATGGGCCCAGCCCGTCGGATCCTTTTGACAAAGATTTTATCGAGCCACGTGTACCGAACGATTTGGACGCGAGCGGCGCCGAGGCGGGCGGCCTGATTGGTTACAACTATCAATGGAATAACTGGGTTTTCGGTCTGGAAGCGGACGGCGGTTACCTTTGGCTGCGGAATTCGGATAACACCGGAACTTTCACCGTTCCGACGACAGGTGACATTTACAATGTGTCGACCTCCTGGAAGACCCATTATTTGGCGACGTTCGCGCCCCGAATCGGCTATGCCTTTTGCCGCTGGTTGCCCTATGTGACAGGTGGAGTTGCTATCGGCGACATCGACTTTCATCAGGAAATCCACCAGTTCTTTCGAGGCGCCCCGTTCTTTCAAGAAGGCGGCGACACGAGTGACACTCGAGTGGGCTGGATGGTTGGCGGCGGTTTGGAATATAAATTGACCAATCACTGGCATTTGCGCGGTCAATATCAGTACATTGATTTGGGCTGCGTTGATTTTGACAGTGCCGGAAGAGCACTCATATCCCCCGCCGTAGCCGCAGGCTACACCGGCCACCACGAAGCTTGTCTGCGCGAACACAACGCCAGCGTCGCCATAATCTTCGAGTTCTGAGATCGCTCTGCGGTGGAGACGACGGCGCATCCACGACTGCATAAGCTCGTGACAGCTCAACGTCTCAACCCTAAACATTCAACATTCTTAGAATGTTGAATGTTTAGATACGACCCCTTTGTCCATACTCCCTCTCTGTTTCTCGACGACTGCGACAATTGCCATCCGCCCGTGAAAACGCTAGAGTCGACCCGTTTTCCAGGGTTTCTCATTATCGACCCCCATGTCTATTCGAATCCTCATCACCGGCGGCACCTTCGACAAAGAATACAACGAACGCACCGGCCAGCTCTACTTCAAGGATACCCACATCGCGGAGATGCTCCGGCTGGGAAGATCGCAGATCGAGGTGACCATCCGCACCGTGATGATGGTCGACAGCCTCGAGATAACCGACACCGATCGCGCACTCATCGTGCAAAACTGCCTTCAGTCCGAGGAGAATCGCATCGTCATCACCCATGGAACCGACACGATGACGGACACCGCCGCCGCGATCGCCCGGGCCGTCCCGCAAAAAACTGTGGTGCTTACCGGAGCGATGATCCCCTACGCCTTTGGCAGCTCCGACGGTCTCTTCAATCTTGGCAGCGCGCTCTCGTTCGTGCAGGTGCTGCCGCCTGGAGTTTACATTGCCATACACGGTCAATGCTTTCCCTGGAACCGCGTCCGGAAAAACCGCGAGCGCGGTGAGTTCGAAGAAATTCCGTAAGGCTAGCCGCTCGGAATTCCGCATGGCCGGAAATGTTAATGTTCAGACGCGACAGTTGAGGACTGAAAAACTGTCCGGATCCAGAGTGATTCTTATGGGGTCTCTCAACTCTCAACCTTCTTCTAGAGATTCACGTAGGCCTAAAGTCCCATAGCCAAGGAGGACTCATCTTCTACTCTGGCAGTATGGAATCCCCGCGGTCAGGGTAACGACTCACCGTTCGTTAAATGAGCCATCTCATTATTGGTTTAATCTCGTTCGCCTCGATTTTCGGCGGCGTTCTTATTGGCAGGTTTGCCGCCCGCCGTCTTCCCGGCCATCATCTTAGCAGCGAGACCCAATCCGCGGTCACAGTGTCGGTCGCCGTCATCGGCACTTTATCAGCTCTCGTCCTCGGCTTGATGATTTCAGCAGCCAACAGTTCCTTTGCAGCCCGGGCGGACGGAATCAGGGAGTTGTCTTTGCAGGTGATCCGGATCGACCGCAACATGCGGCGCTATGGATCAGAGGG
This portion of the Terriglobia bacterium genome encodes:
- a CDS encoding DUF3108 domain-containing protein; the encoded protein is MKTFLVLLSAILLFAGPFLYAGSTRVEVGDVNVTGSQLKPYTNLWKFTQQKPGGAAEEAGTWSDSLESTVYGGQPAMKRTQIANYEKKGIKLTFVSVFDPKTMKPFSFDYSRSDNGNVRHVEFGADTVMYRHTDSTGAKPEEVRVKLDRNVFDFYGGMYGVLISVLPLTDGYASEIPTLDTNKMAIDWVPVRVKGRETVPAGAGKKTETWVVETPTKLYGRMTWWVTKQPPYVIKAVLEVPKGEDGSSEIAAIITYTMV
- a CDS encoding NIPSNAP family protein produces the protein MIYHCIRYTIDSQKLADFETYARRWMDGGIIRRCGGEPLGYFLPKKGYGGADNIAMTLIGFESLAAYEEYRKKLVADPEAKENVEFAKRSGCILIEDRSYFYRVGGDEAES
- a CDS encoding outer membrane beta-barrel protein; the encoded protein is MFAALAYAGPEPLPSGKEMKQVAPAPPACPTWTGFYVGAFGGYKFAATDINLDLSGNWNGPSPSDPFDKDFIEPRVPNDLDASGAEAGGLIGYNYQWNNWVFGLEADGGYLWLRNSDNTGTFTVPTTGDIYNVSTSWKTHYLATFAPRIGYAFCRWLPYVTGGVAIGDIDFHQEIHQFFRGAPFFQEGGDTSDTRVGWMVGGGLEYKLTNHWHLRGQYQYIDLGCVDFDSAGRALISPAVAAGYTGHHEACLREHNASVAIIFEF
- a CDS encoding asparaginase domain-containing protein encodes the protein MSIRILITGGTFDKEYNERTGQLYFKDTHIAEMLRLGRSQIEVTIRTVMMVDSLEITDTDRALIVQNCLQSEENRIVITHGTDTMTDTAAAIARAVPQKTVVLTGAMIPYAFGSSDGLFNLGSALSFVQVLPPGVYIAIHGQCFPWNRVRKNRERGEFEEIP